ACGGAGCAAACGTGCCCACACCCAAGCATCCCCGGTAGAGGCATCAATGACATCAATCTTGTTTTGTCTCAGGACTTGAGCAATCTTAAGGGCAGTCATCTCAGGAAAGACGACATCTTTAAGCCTCATAGATAGCCATGGAGGTAGGTCATCAAAAGAGTATGTATAGACTTGATGTCCTAGCTCTTGATACTTTTCTTTGAGGTTTAAGGTACTCCCTGCAGCGCCTGAATTCGGATCAAGATATTCATGGAGAATCAACAGGATATTCATACTCTGTTTAAGTAATCAGAAAAGATAAATGATTAGCACTGAAAATAGAGATATCTAAAGCAAAGAATATTTCACCAAGTCGGCATTTAAATAATTACGGTCAATGTAACGTACAAAAATAGATATCATCCTTCTCTATATCAAATCCAAACCTTTGACGTTCCTCAGAACTGAACTCTTGCAAATACGGCATAACCGAGACACAAAATCCAGCTTTTTCTAAGCGATCTTTATAATCCAAGCCATAGACACGTACATGATCACTTTGGCCAAAATGTTGCTCTCGTTGCTGTGGATCGGTGATGCTCCAATCTTCATAGGTTTGCTCTCGTAAGATGGGAACTTGAATCACAGCCCAGCCTTCTGGCTTCAATACTCTTGATAGCTCACCCATAGCTTTAGCATCATCTGGAATATGTTCCAAAACGTGTGAGCAATAGATGATGTCAAAACTGTTATCAGGGTATTGAATATCGGTCAGATCCATTTTGACCATTGCCGAGTTATTCAAATCTGCCGTTAAATAGTCAATCGACTCACATTGTGAAAATTTGTCTGATAAGCACTCTTCGGGAGCAATGTGCAGCATCTTTTTAAGATTGGCAGCAAACAAGTTCGTTTTTTGCCTAAAAAATAGCCACATCATTCGATGTCTTTCCAAACTACTACAGACAGGACAGATGGCATTCAACCGAACCTGAGTTGTACCCATCGGCTTGAAGAGACGCACATTGGATTGGCAAATTGGACAATGATGCTGAACTCCAAAATACAAGGTCTTTTTAAGAGTTTTAACGATGGGCATAGTATATTAACATCCTAGGATTATTGCTGCACAATGTAGTGAACTTTATAGTACTTATAAGCGGCTATACCCAGACTCAGAAATGTCCAAACGATTAACCCAGGAATTTCTGGAAAATATTGGCCTGTCAGCATCATTGGTAATAATCCCACACAAAGAATTTTGATGGCGATGAGAAAATTATCTCGGCTCGGTGGTTTAACTGTCACTATTTTGGCAATCAGCATAAACACACCCACAAAATAGATCATGGTGCCAATTAAACCGAACCATAACAGCATGGGTAAAAAGGTACCGTCTCCACTACTAATATTGCTAATGGATTCTAGGTAAAAGCCAAAGCCTTTACCAACCGGGTTAAATACAATTTTCTCAAATAAGTCAGAAAAAGCTTCTGCTCTAAGGTTAAGGGCTTCATCACTTTCTAGAGACTGAAAACTTGCAAATCTCTGACTAATACGCTCATTCAATTCACTCACTGACAAGACAACAATGAGGATGCTCGAAAAAGTTAAGGTTAGTAGACCAAACAGCTTAGACTGTTGCTGTGGGCGCAGTGTCGTAATATACAAGCCCATCACCAACAACAGACAGAGCCATGCGGTTCGAACCACGCCAGCTAAAAGGGTAATCGCTCCAAATAAAAGCGCTAAATATTGAGTCCAACCCAAGGGCGGACAAAGGGATAGCAAGACCCCTGTAACCATGGGAAATGACAACTGGTGAGCCGCTGAGGTGGTACTCCAAACCCGAATCCCAAAGGGTTCAGGGGTACCTCTAGCTTGGATACCTGTAAAAGTTAAATAGAAACGATCCCAGTCGGGGGCGACGACATATTGATAAAGCCCATAAATGCCCATGACAATCACGGCATAAATGAATATTTTGTAAATTGCTTGGCATAATTCAGGATAGTTTTGCCAGTGAGAGTATAAATAATAACCAAATACAATTGGACAAATAAATCCAAGTGCTAAGTCAACCATTGAAAAGTCTCGAATGGGGTTATTCGCAAGACCGACTAACACACCATAGGTCACCGTACCTAGGCATAGAATAAAAGGCAATCCGACAGACTTTAGTTCTCTGGGAAAGCTCTTAATACAGTTGGGTAAAACAATTAAGCTAACCAGTTCTGGGGTTGTGTAAAACCCTCCCATCGTATACTCACCCGCCTGAAAATCAATGATGCGACGAATCAGGCTACTGAGAAACCACAGCCAAAATGTATAGGCAATATATAGTCTGGGACAATATTGGTAGAGGTAGATACCGACCGCAAGAGCGCAGACGGGGTAAATCAGCACTAGAAATCGGCCAGCACCGATGAGAAAGAAGAATATCAGCAGGCCAATTAATCCCCCAATCGCTAACCATCCATACTTTTCATAAGGACTGGGTTTAAGGCTAGCAGTTGAGAATGTATCCATAAATAAGCGTATTCAGGCCGATGTCTAATAGTTATAGAGTATCTAGTCAAGATAGTGTGAAAGTTAGGGGTGACGATACTAGGCCAGCAAAGGTTGCATGCGTTGGTGAATATCGAAGTGAGATTGGACCTGAACATCGCCCATTCCTCTTTACCAATGTACTCACTAAGCATCTTGGGTGCCCAATGAAGGACAACTTTTGCAGACACGCTCACGCCATACTTTGATACCCACGACATTGATGCAGTTCACGACTCATGCTGTGCCACAGTAAGTTCGCAAGAATCATCGAAAGCAAAACACGTGACATCCATCATTCTTAGTTTTTGATAACCTGCAGTCTCCGATGTGGTGAAGTAGCAGTTTCAGCAATCTCAAAATATCTCTGAGATGCTAGGCCAAGGGTTAAGAAACTCCAGAAATAAAATCCTAAGGTTGCCATCAGCACATTATTAAAGGCAATAATGCTAATAGTTCCTATAACAAAGGCCTGTGAAAACAAGGAAAGATAATCTTTCGGACTTGAACGACAGAGCTTCAAGACTAATGCCAACAATCCCACTACATAAGG
The Acaryochloris marina S15 genome window above contains:
- a CDS encoding class I SAM-dependent methyltransferase, with the translated sequence MPIVKTLKKTLYFGVQHHCPICQSNVRLFKPMGTTQVRLNAICPVCSSLERHRMMWLFFRQKTNLFAANLKKMLHIAPEECLSDKFSQCESIDYLTADLNNSAMVKMDLTDIQYPDNSFDIIYCSHVLEHIPDDAKAMGELSRVLKPEGWAVIQVPILREQTYEDWSITDPQQREQHFGQSDHVRVYGLDYKDRLEKAGFCVSVMPYLQEFSSEERQRFGFDIEKDDIYFCTLH